The following are encoded together in the Streptomyces rapamycinicus NRRL 5491 genome:
- a CDS encoding beta-ketoacyl reductase, whose protein sequence is MASEDALALFDRSMQVGRAAVMPVRMDLKTLGDRPVPVPSVLRQLVRRPVRKAAAGHGGGGSGTEWREHIAMADPEERAQLLLDLVRTHLATVLGRTDPHDIDAEGGLLEMGLDSLTAVELRNHLGTATGLRLPTTVVFDHPTPIALVKYLASRLGDSVARPERTSAHGVLAEIEKLHAMLGNVSLADEEHSMAAGRLTDVLTQFKKRGTGDVADAESIESATDEELFELLDGDL, encoded by the coding sequence ATGGCCAGTGAAGATGCCTTGGCGCTGTTTGATCGGTCGATGCAGGTGGGCCGCGCTGCGGTGATGCCGGTGCGGATGGACCTCAAGACGTTGGGGGATCGGCCGGTGCCGGTGCCATCGGTGCTGCGTCAGTTGGTGCGCCGGCCGGTCCGGAAGGCAGCGGCCGGGCACGGTGGTGGCGGCTCGGGCACCGAGTGGCGCGAGCACATCGCCATGGCCGATCCCGAAGAGCGGGCACAACTGCTGCTCGACCTGGTCCGTACCCACCTTGCCACCGTGTTGGGACGAACCGACCCCCACGACATCGACGCAGAGGGCGGGCTCCTCGAAATGGGCTTGGATTCCCTCACCGCGGTGGAACTACGTAATCACCTCGGTACGGCAACAGGTCTTCGGCTTCCCACCACTGTGGTCTTCGATCATCCGACTCCCATAGCTCTCGTGAAGTATCTGGCCTCACGCCTTGGCGACAGTGTCGCGAGGCCTGAACGGACCAGCGCACATGGCGTACTGGCGGAAATTGAGAAGCTCCACGCGATGCTCGGCAACGTTTCCCTTGCCGACGAGGAGCATTCCATGGCGGCTGGTCGATTGACGGATGTTCTGACTCAGTTCAAGAAGCGCGGCACGGGTGACGTCGCCGACGCCGAGAGCATCGAATCGGCGACTGATGAGGAGCTGTTCGAACTCCTCGACGGTGACCTTTAA